GATGAGAGCGCTGATGGAGGGGATCGGCCGATGTCGCATCGTGAAACTCCTCTCGAGGCGCGCACCGGCTCGGGGGTCGGTTATATCACGGGACGAATCGGAAGGGCCGCGCAGCAGGACGCACGGCCGGACGACGCTCAGGCCTTGCCGAGCGGCTCGTTGATCTCTCTGGATGGGACGGCGCGCGCCAGGGCCTTGAAGGTGCCGCGCTCGGCGATCTCCCTGGCCGCCTCGAAGAAGCCGGACCAGGCGGCCCTCGCGAGGGCGCCCCCCACGCTGATGCGGCGGACTCCCAGGGCGGCGAGATCGGCCACGGTCGTGGAGTCTCCCGCGGCCAGAACATTGACCGGCTTCGGCGCGACCGCTTTCACTACCGCCGCGATCTCGTCCCGGCTCCTTATCCCGGGCGCATAGAGGCAGTCGGCCCCCGCCTCGGCATAGGCGACGAGACGGCGCAGCGTCTCCGCGAGATCCGGGCGCCCGGCGATGAACCCCTCGGATCGGCCGGTGAGCAGGACGCCGGGCCCGCTGGCGTCGATCGCCCGCCGCGCCGCCCTGATCCGCTCGACCGCCAGCGGAAACTCGAAGAGCGGCCGGGCCGCGTCGTGCGTCGAATCCTCGATGGACAGACCGGCGATGCCGGTCTCAACCGCGGCCGCGACATGGCGACCGACCGCCTCGGGCTCGACGGCGAAGCCCCCCTCGAAGTCGGCGTTGACCGGCACGCTGACTCCCGCGGCCATGACGCGAAGATGCTGCAGCGCCTGCTCGAGCGACACGTGGTGGTCCGGCAGTCCCTGCGTCCAGGCGAACCCGGCGCTGGTCGTGGCCAGCGCCTTGAAACCGAGGCTGACCAGGAGCCGCGCGCTGCCGAGATCCCAGGGATTCGGGATGACGAAGCAGCCCGACTCGTGGAGGCGGTGGAACAGGCGGCAGGCTTCGGAAACCCGGAGCACGCGGGCACGATAACACACATCGCGAATGGCCTGCGGCCGGGCGTTTCGCCCGGGAGCAGCTCCGGATCTAGATCTTCCCGAGCAGGAGGATCGATCCGGTCGGTTGCGGAGATCCGCCGGCCGGCTCGTCGGTCACGGCCGCGGCCACGATCGGACCGGCCTCCGGCGGCGCCGCGAACCGGCCGCCGGCGGCCTCGAGGGTGGCCTGCTGGAACGTGCCGGCGCTGACCTTGGCGGTCGCCGTGATGAGCCACAGCTGGTAGGTCTTTCCCGGCATCGCGGGCGGCAGGTTCGAGGCGAAGAGCTGCCAGTCGGAGCGCTGGCGGTCCCAGAAGAGGCGCGCCGACCAGGCCGCCTGCGGGCCCTGGCCGGCCAGATCGGCGACCAGGACGCCCGGCCCGCTCACCAGCCGGATCGACTCCTGCGCGGCACGCACCTGCTGCCGCAGGGTGGCCATCTCCTCCTCCCGCCGCTCGATCTGCAGGCGCAGGCCGGCGATCACCCTGCCGGCGCGCGTCGCCGCCAGGAGTCCTATCCCGAGCCCGGCGAACAGCGCCGCGGCGATCGCGATCAGGGCGCCGGCGCGCCGCGACACGGCGCGCGGTGGCGCGGGACCCCGCGCCGCCGGATCCCGCCCCTCCGTTCCCTCCGCCGCCGCGGTCGGGGTCATGTCCCGCCGGACGCGCGCCATCAGCCGGGTCCTCGCCATCTCCGAGGGCTCCTCGCCCGGCAGGGCGAACGGCAGATGGTCGAGCGCCTCCCGCGTGGCGGCCAGTTCTCCGGCGCAGCGGGGGCAGCCGTCTTCGAGGTGACGGCGCACCTGCGACTCCTCCTCGGGGCCGAGGAGATCGAGCCCGTGGAGCGGCAGCAGGTCCTTCAGCTCATCGCAGCGCATGCCTCCTCACCTCTCGAACTGCGCGCCGAGACTGTCGCGCAGCGTCATCAGGCCCTGCCGGATCCGCGTCTTCACCGTGCCGAGCGGCTCGCGGATCCGCGCGGCGATTTCGGAGTGGCTCAGTCCCTCGAAGTAGGCCAGCTCGATCGCCTGCCGCTGGGCGGGCGACAGGGCGCCCAGGGCGGCGCCGACCAGCCGGCGACGGTCGGTCAGATCCGCCGCCGCCTCCGGACCCTTTTCGACCGAGGCGCTCTCGTGGGGACCGCCTTCGGCGAGCGACATGCGGGCCAGGCCGGCTTCGCGCCGCCCGCGCGCCCGGAGGCGATCGATGGATCGGCTGCGACATAGGTTGAACAGCCACCCGGTCACCGTGCCTCGCCGTGGATCGAAGCTCGAGGCGTGGCGCCAGGCCTGGTGGAAGACGTCGGCCAGCACCTCCTCCGCCTCGCCGCGATCCCGCAGGATGCGCAGCGCCAGGGCGAACACCACCGTCCGGTAGCGATCGTAGAGGGACGACAGGGCATCCTGGTCCCCGGCGGACATGCCCGCGAGCAGTCCCTCGTCTGTGGCGGCGGTACCGGGTGGCATTCCGGGCGGCGGCTCCCGTGAAGCGGCTTCCATGACGATCTACGCCCGTGGTGGCGCGGCGGATGGTGCCGGCGCGCCACCGGGCGCGACCCGGCGCAGTCTACACCCATCCGATCCCCCTCCGCCGGCGTAGAGAGAGTCGAACCGCCCGCTGCCGGGGTTTTCGCTCCGCGGTCGGGCTTCGATGGGGTCGCCCTGGGGGCCCCGGGAGGAGGATGAAACGTGAGCCAATCCAAGAGAGCCATCGCCATCGTCGTGACGGCGCTTCTCGTGACGGGCCTGCCGGGGGGGCGCGGGCCGCAGGCCGCCAGCCACCGCGAGGCGCCGCTGACCGCCATCGACCGCACCGCCGACATCACCGACTTCTACGCCTTCGTCACCTACGCCGACCCGGACAAGGTGACGTTCATCCTCGACGTCGATCCGTTCCTGGAGCCGAGCAACGGCCCCAACTACTTCCCGTTCGACGACCACGTGCTGTATGCCATCCACGTCGACAACGACAACGATGCCGTGGAGGACGTGTCGCTCGAGGTCCGCTTCACCACCGAGATCCGCGCCCCGCAGGTGCCGGTCGGGCTCGTCGGCGCGGGGGGCGGCGTCACGGCTCCCGCGAACTCTCCGCCGCCCGTGGCGCCGGGCAGCGCGCTGATCCCGCCGGCCATCACGGCGCTGCAAGGTCCGGGCTCGGAGGGACTCAGCCTGCGCCAGGCGTTCACGGTGACGCTCGTGCGCGGCCACGGCCTCGCGGCCGTGCGCATCCCCCTCCCCCCCGCCGCCGGCGGGACGCTGTTCGCCGTGCCGAGCAACGTCGGCCCGCGCACCATGCCGGATTACGCCGCGCTGGCCAGGCAGGGGATCTACGATCTGGGCCACGGCGTGCGGGTGTTCGCCGGGACGATCGACGATCCGTTCTGGATCGATCTGGGGGCGACGTTCGACTCGCTCAACTTCCGCGTCATCCCGGATCACGACGTGAGCGGGAACGGAGGATACGGCAGCACGAACATCCCGGCGGTGCTGACCGACGGCCAGGACACGGCCGCCGCGAACTTCGTCTCGGACAGCGTCTCCGGATTCAACGTCAACGCCATCGCCGTCGAGGTGCCGATCACGATGCTGACCAGGAGAGGCACGCTGCCTCCGGCCGACAGTCCCGGCGCCACGCTCGGCGCCTGGGGGACGACCTCGCGCAGGAGCGTGAGCGTGCGGCCGAAGGGGGCCATCGGCCGCAGCGGCGTCATCGTTCAGTCGCTCGTCCCGGATGCCGCGTCGTTCAAGCAGGTGCAGCGCATGGGGAACCCATTGTTCAACGAGCTGCTCATCGGCACAGGGTTCAAGGATTTCTGGAGCCGCGCGCTGCCGAAGGACGACGCGCAGTTCGCCGCCTTCGCCCTCGACCCGCTCATCGCGCGCGTGGCCCAGGCGGCCTACGGCGGAGCGTTCGACATCGCGCCGGCCCCGCGCGCCGATCTGCTGCCGGTGGTGCGGTACCTGCCGCCGATCGCCGCCGCCGGAACGGCTGGCGGGCCGGTGGCCGATCTTCTGCGCCTGAACGTGGGGGTGCCGGCGACACCGTACGGGCAGATCGACCGGCTCGGGCTTCTGGGCGGAGATCGGGCCGGCTTTCCGAACGGCCGGCGTCCCCAGGACGACGTCACCGATATCGTCCTGCGGCTCGTGGTCGGCGGCGTTCTGGCGAACGACGCCGGCGGAGCGTCGCTGAACCGCTTCCCCAACAACCGTCTCGGTGACGGGGTGAACGTGAACGACGTTCCGTACGAGACCTCGTTCCCATACATCGCATTCGCCCAGAGCGGTCGCGACCGCAGGCACCTCGATCCAGGCGAGGCCGGCGGCGGACCGGTCAACTGAGGCCGGCGATGACGACGCGCGCCCCTTCCTTCGCAGGCACATGCCTCCTGATCGCGTGGCTCGCGCCGGTGGCGGCTTCGGCCACCGGCGCGCCGGCTGCCGGCGCCTCGGCCGAATCGGCCGGCCAGCCGGCGCTCTCTCCCGCCGAGACGCAGATTCGCGCCGCGCAGGAGCGCATCGCCGCCCGACGCGCCGACTCCCACGCGTACCTCTCGCTCGCGGCGGGGCTGACCCGGCGGGCGCGCGAGACCGGCGACGGCTCGTACTACGACCGGGCCCTCGAGGCTCTCGCCGAGGCCCGCCGGGTCGACCCCGAAAGCGTCGAAGCGGCGCGGACGCTCGCCTGGGTCCGCATGGGCCGGCACGAGTTCGCCCGGGCCAGGACGATCGCGCGCCGCTTCGCGGCCGCCCATCCCGACGACGACTGGAACCTGGGGACTCTGGGTGACGCGGCGATGGAGCTGGGACGC
This is a stretch of genomic DNA from Candidatus Polarisedimenticolia bacterium. It encodes these proteins:
- a CDS encoding isocitrate lyase/phosphoenolpyruvate mutase family protein, whose protein sequence is MLRVSEACRLFHRLHESGCFVIPNPWDLGSARLLVSLGFKALATTSAGFAWTQGLPDHHVSLEQALQHLRVMAAGVSVPVNADFEGGFAVEPEAVGRHVAAAVETGIAGLSIEDSTHDAARPLFEFPLAVERIRAARRAIDASGPGVLLTGRSEGFIAGRPDLAETLRRLVAYAEAGADCLYAPGIRSRDEIAAVVKAVAPKPVNVLAAGDSTTVADLAALGVRRISVGGALARAAWSGFFEAAREIAERGTFKALARAVPSREINEPLGKA
- a CDS encoding sigma-70 family RNA polymerase sigma factor; amino-acid sequence: MPPGTAATDEGLLAGMSAGDQDALSSLYDRYRTVVFALALRILRDRGEAEEVLADVFHQAWRHASSFDPRRGTVTGWLFNLCRSRSIDRLRARGRREAGLARMSLAEGGPHESASVEKGPEAAADLTDRRRLVGAALGALSPAQRQAIELAYFEGLSHSEIAARIREPLGTVKTRIRQGLMTLRDSLGAQFER
- a CDS encoding anti-sigma factor; amino-acid sequence: MRCDELKDLLPLHGLDLLGPEEESQVRRHLEDGCPRCAGELAATREALDHLPFALPGEEPSEMARTRLMARVRRDMTPTAAAEGTEGRDPAARGPAPPRAVSRRAGALIAIAAALFAGLGIGLLAATRAGRVIAGLRLQIERREEEMATLRQQVRAAQESIRLVSGPGVLVADLAGQGPQAAWSARLFWDRQRSDWQLFASNLPPAMPGKTYQLWLITATAKVSAGTFQQATLEAAGGRFAAPPEAGPIVAAAVTDEPAGGSPQPTGSILLLGKI
- a CDS encoding DUF4331 domain-containing protein, which encodes MSQSKRAIAIVVTALLVTGLPGGRGPQAASHREAPLTAIDRTADITDFYAFVTYADPDKVTFILDVDPFLEPSNGPNYFPFDDHVLYAIHVDNDNDAVEDVSLEVRFTTEIRAPQVPVGLVGAGGGVTAPANSPPPVAPGSALIPPAITALQGPGSEGLSLRQAFTVTLVRGHGLAAVRIPLPPAAGGTLFAVPSNVGPRTMPDYAALARQGIYDLGHGVRVFAGTIDDPFWIDLGATFDSLNFRVIPDHDVSGNGGYGSTNIPAVLTDGQDTAAANFVSDSVSGFNVNAIAVEVPITMLTRRGTLPPADSPGATLGAWGTTSRRSVSVRPKGAIGRSGVIVQSLVPDAASFKQVQRMGNPLFNELLIGTGFKDFWSRALPKDDAQFAAFALDPLIARVAQAAYGGAFDIAPAPRADLLPVVRYLPPIAAAGTAGGPVADLLRLNVGVPATPYGQIDRLGLLGGDRAGFPNGRRPQDDVTDIVLRLVVGGVLANDAGGASLNRFPNNRLGDGVNVNDVPYETSFPYIAFAQSGRDRRHLDPGEAGGGPVN